CGGCGTACGCGCCAGGCGCAACAACTGTTCGCCCAGCGCAGCCACATCGCCTTCGGGATAGATCGCGCCGTTACCGCTGGCAACTTCCTCGGCAAACGCCCGCGCATCGGAGGTAATTGCTCCGCGCCCGCACGCGGCGGCCCAGGACAGCGCGCCACTGGTGCCGCGCTGACGACCGAGCAGGCCGAGTTTTTTCGATTCGCGGTACGGCAGCACCATCACATGGTGGGCCTGGATCGTTTGAGCTATCTCGTCAGCCGGCAGGTTCAGCCGCCAATCGATGGCGCCTGCCAGGCCGAGGTCGGCGATCTGGCGGTTCAACTGCTCCAGGTAATTGCCGCCCGCGCCAAACGCCATTTCGGCGGCAGTGCCACCGGCCAGGGTCAGGCGCACACGGTCACGCAATTGGGGGGCTTGCTCGAAGACGGCGGCCAGGGCCTGCAACAGGTCTTCAATGCCTTTGCCACGGTAGATAAAACCGAAATACAGCAGGTGCAGCGTATCCAGCGGCGGCAAGGCCACGGCTGGAATCGCCAGGTTGGCGTGATGGATGACCGCCACCTTACCGGCCGGCAGTTGCATCCTCTGGCTGAGGCAATCGGCGCCCAGGCGGGTCAGGGTAATCAACCGCGTCAGGCCCCGCGCGACCTGACGTTCTTCACGCAGGGTCAGCGGGTCTGCCAACACCACTGCCGCCTGCGGCAACGGGCTGGGCAGGCGCTCCAGCAGGTTGAGCGGGAAGGGCAAGTGCTCGCGTCGCCACACAATACGTTCGGGGTCATGCACGGTGGCCGTCAGCGGCAGGTCCGGGTAGCCCTTGTGCAACTCGCGCAGAGCCAGGAACTCCCCCAGGCGCCCGCCGCCCAGCTCGGCGTGGACCAGGTCCACGCTGCGCCAGTCGAACGCGGCAACAGCCTGCCTGATCGCCGCGCTCGAGCCTTCCACGCCGCTCAACGGTGTCAGCACCGTCACGCCCAACTGCTCCAGTGCCGTCTTGAAATGGTTCGCGTAGTCGGCGATCCCGTTCTTTTCCGGCGGCAAAGGCGCGAGCAGGGCGATGCGCATCAGAACGCCCCCCGGTATTTGGCGATGGTGCGCAGCACTTTGGCCGGCACTTCGAATTTGCGCCGGTTGATGATGATGCCGTCGACTTTGCCGAACGCCGTGTTGAGGATCGACAGCGCGTGCTCGACCACCGGCACCGTGCTTTTCTGGGCTTCCACTACCAGCGCGATCAGGTCGGCGCGGCGCAGGTTGACGAAGGCATCGCGGTTGTCCAGCAGCGCCGAGGCGTCCAGCAGCACCACTTCGCCTGGTGCCGCCGGATCAGCCCCGCCGACGCGCACGGTGATACCGTTTTCCTGGAGCAATTGGCGCAGTTGCTCCACCACGAAGGTCACCCCTTCACCGTGGCGCGCCGAGGTCAGCCCGAGGGTCAGGCCGCGTTCGGCCACGCGGTCCAACTGCAGCAGGCCGTACAACCGGTAGATGCTCGCATTGAACGCGTTGGTGCCTTGCGCGGTGCTGGTGTCCAGCTCCGGCAGCGTGGTCCACAGCGGCAGGCCGAACTTGCGTTCCACCAGGCCGCCATCGTGGATGCGTTGATCGAGCAGGTAGCACAGGTAGACCACCAGCAGGCCGACGACGATGGCGAACGGGATTGCCAAAAACAGCATCAGCAGGGTTTTCGGGAAAATGCGGCCTGGGTTCAGGGTGGCTTCCTCGATCACTGCAATGTTGCTGATCTGGCTGTTATCCAGCTCACGGTCGATGCGCGATTTTTCCAGGTTGTCCACGTACAACGCGTAGTTGCGCTCGGTGGTATTCAGCTCACGGGACAGGCGCGCCAGCTCCGGTTCAATCTCCAGGGCCTCCTTGCGTTGCGCTTCGAGGTTGACCAGTTGCTGCTGCTGTTGCACCAGTTGGGTGCGCAACGCCAGGTTGTTGCTGGACTCATCGAGCAGCACGCGCTGCAGGTGGATTTCGAGTGTGTTCGGCGCGCGGTTTTCCGAGCTTTGCACGGTGTTGCTTTCATTCGAGACCTGGACCTGCATCGCTCGAATCGACGCGTCCAGGGCTTTGACCGGTGGCGCGTTATCGGTGTAGGTGCGCATCATGTCGGCTTTTTCCAGCAGCTTCTGGTTGAGCAGACGGCGCAAGTCCTGCTGCTGCGGGTTCAGCGCAATCTGGCGGACCGTGGTGACTTCCTTGGGCTGGGTCTTGAGCTGGGTGCGCGTGCTTGCAATGGCGCTGTCGGACGAGGCGATCAAGCGACTGGTGTTGAACGTCTCGCCCCGCAGTACGTTGATGCGTTCGGATAAATCTTCCAGGCGATCGGTGATGCTCGCCGCGCCGATCCGGTTCAGGTGGGTGAGGATCTGCTGCTTGTAGCTCTTGATTTCGGTCGCGCTGTTGGCTGCCTGACCTTCATAGAAGGCATACAGGCTCTTGCGTCCCAGGGCCTCGGTGCGTTCGTTGATGTAGGTCTCGACCCAACTCTTGACCACCGCCTGGGCGATTTGCGGGTCGCCCCATTTGAAGCTGATGTCCATCACCGTGGAGCCTGCCGCGTGGCTGACTTCGAAGTTCTTTTCCAGGCTCGCGGCGAGGCGCTCCACCGGTGTGGTCTTTTCGACGACGCCCACGGTTTCCAGCACCACCCGTACGCCGTCGAACACTGCGCCGATACCGTTTTTGACATAGAACTTGGTGCGCTTCCAGACGCCTTCCGGCGGCGGCATTTTGTCGATGACTTCCAGGTAATGCTCGGCCACCGCGCGGACGATCGGGCGCCCGGTGAGCAGGCGTTCTTCATCGACAATCGGGTCGCGCTGGGTGCTGGGCATGACCAGCGCCTGGCGGTTGCTGATTTCGATCGGCAGCGTCGAGTCACGCCCCGGCTTGACCAGCAGGCGCGCAGTGGATTCGTACTTGGCCGGCAGCAGGAAAGCCCCCAGCAAAATGATCACCAGCGCCGCGATGGCCGCCAGCCTGAACTCTTTGCGAAAGATGAAGAACAGGCGCAGAAGATCGCGAAAAGAACGGATCTCGATCATGGGATGTCGCTCCTTTAGTTACTGCCGCCGCTGGTTCGGGTGTAGTTGTAGCCAACCCCGATCGACTTGGTGAATGGGATCAACTGGTTCAGGTAGGTATCCACGCCCTGGATGCGCTCGCCCACGTTGGATTTGGGCACGAACACCACGTCACCGCGTTGCAGGGGCACTTGTTTGCGCCCGTTGGGACCGGTCTTGAGGTATTGGCTGAAGTCCAGGAAGTAGGCGCGATAGACGCCCTGGGTATCTTCGCGCAGCAGCGCGACCATGCTCGCATTGCCCGCCGGGTTCACCCCGCCGGCGCCGACAATGGCTTGCTCCAGGGTGTTGGCCGAGGCGATTGCCACCGTGGTCGGGTTGTTCACCGCGCCGCCAACAATGATCGAATTGGCCGGCGCCTGGTTGATGTTCACCGTCACCCGCGGCTCGCGATACACCGGTGCGAGCTTGTTGCTCAGCTCGTCCGCCACTTCCGTCGGCGTGCGCCGGGCGACCTGGATCGGGCCCAGGAACGGGTAGTTGATCTTGCCGTCGCTTTGCACCGTGTACAGCGTCAGCTCGTAGATCGTGCTGACGTTGAACGCCGACAGCGTCGGCATTTCCCCGGCGTCGCGCACGATGCGCAACTGATCGCCGACGCGGATGCGTTCCACCGCCGGCGGCAGCTGGGCCAGTTGGTCGAGGGCGCGCTTGCCTTCCTCGACGGTCTTGTCATCAGGCGCGACGATGCGCGCGGGTGTATTGCAGGCGGCCAAGGCCATCATGGCCAGGACGAGCACGGTTCGTTTCATCAAATAGGATTTCCTGTAGGTCATGATGCTCACCTCCAATAACCGGGGAACATGCTGATGCGCCGCTTGAGGGCCAGAGGTAGCCGGCGTTCCTGATGACCCAGCCGATAGCCGAGCAACTTGAACGCGCTGCGCACCAGTACTTCAGGTACGCGGTGCCAGGCACCGGCTGCGCGCAATGCCGCGAGTTCAGCCAGTACATAGCGTTTACCTTCACCGCCGGCATCGCCAAAGGCCTGGCGTATCCACGGTTCGCGACCGTAGAACACGCCGATGTCGAAGTAGCGGTGAAACTCGTCCATGAGCCGGTAATCGTGGGAGTGGTACACCTGCGCGGAGGCGGCGTAGCGCACGGTGTAGCCTTCGATCAGCATGCGTGCCGCGACGTAGGCGTCCTCGCTGCCGATGACATCGGCGGGGAAGCCGCCTACGGCGTGCAGGGCGCTGCGCCGGTAGACGGAAAACGAATCGGAGCTGAAACAGGTCTTGATCCCCAGTTCCGGCGCATCGGCCAGGCGCTTGCTGCGGCTTTGGGCCGGGTAATTGAAGTGTCGCGACTGCGCCCCCAGCACTCCGGCATCCGGGTGTGGCAACTGGCGCCCGTAGGCCACGCCGTTGAGCGGGTCCTGCTGCAATTCCGCGAGCAGGTTGGCGAAGGTCTCGGGGGCGGCGGGAATGGCGTCCTGGGTCATCACGATCAGGGCGTCGCCGCTCACCTGTTCACTGGCCCAGCGTCGGGTGCCGCCGTGGTTGAAGTCGCGGGCGTCGATCACCTCGACCCGCGCGCCGTAGTCGCGAAAGCGCGCTACGGTGTCATCGCTGGAGGCGCTGTCGACCACCAGCATCTCGTCCGGCTGCAGGGTCTGCATCTTCAGCGCGGGCAGCAGCCGCGCCAGGTGGCTGGATGCGTTACGCGTCGGGATGATCAAAGAGGTGCGCATGTCACTTCTTCACTTCGGCAGGCGCACGCCCGTAGATGTCATCAAAGCGCACGATGTCGTCTTCGCCCAGGTATTCGCCGCTCTGCACCTCGATCATCACCAGGTCGATGATGCCCGGGTTGGTCAGGCGGTGTTTGTGCCCCGCCGGTATATAAGTGGACTCGTTGGCGTTGATCAGGAATTCACGTTCGCCATTGGTGATCTGCGCCGCGCCGCTGACCACCACCCAGTGCTCGCTGCGGTGGTGGTGCATTTGCAGCGACAGCGACGCCTGGGGTTTGACCACGATGCGCTTGATCTTGAAGCGGCTGCTTTCCTCCAGCACGGTGTAGGTGCCCCACGGCCGGGTAACGGTGCGGTGCAGGCTGAAGGCCGGATGGTTCTGGCGCTTGAGTTCGGCCACGATGTAGCGCACGTCCTGGCTGCGATTGGCGTCGGCGATCAGCAGGGCGTCGGGGGTGTCGACGATGATCAGATCATGCACGCCGACAGCACCGAGTACGCGCTTGGGCGAGTCGATGTAGCAGTTGTGCACGTCATGCAGGATCGCTTCGCCATTGACCTGGTTGCCCTGGGCATCGCTTGGCGTGAGTTGGCGCAGGGCTTCCCAGGAACCGATATCGCTCCAGCCGATGTTGCATGGCACCACGGCCACTTGCCCGGACTTCTCCATCAGCGCCACGTCAATGGAGATGTCCGGCGCGCTGGCGAAGGCGTCACTGTCCAGTTCGCGCTGGCGCGAGGTTTTGTTCTGCAGGTGCTGGCTGTGTTCGAGGGCGGCACGCGCAGCAATCAGAACGTCGGGGGCATGGGTGTTCAGTTCATCCACCAGGGTGCTGGCCTTGAAGCAGAACATGCCGGCATTCCACAGGTGTTTGCCGCCGTCGAGGTAGGCTTGGGCGGTGGCCAGGTCGGGCTTTTCGACAAAGCGTTTGACCCGGTTGCCCTGGCTCAGCGCTTCGCCTTTTTCGATATAGCCGAAACCGGTTTCCGGGTGGTCGGGCTGAATGCCGAAGGTCACCAGGTAGCCGGCTTCGGCCAGGTCACGGGCCTGGGCCACTGCTTCGGCGAAGGCGCTTTCATCGAGCACCAGATGGTCGGCGGGCATCACCAGCAGTTGCGCGTCGCCGCCGAAATGTTCCTGCACGTGCAGCGCCGCCACGGCGATGGCCGCTGCGGTGTTGCGCCCGAACGGTTCGAGCAGCAGGTCTAGCGGCAGGTGGGCCTTGTTGACGCTGCGGTAGTCGTCCAGGGTGCGAAACAGCAGGTCGCGGTTGGTCACCGTCAGCACGCTTTCCACACCGGGCAGGCGTGCGGCGCGCTGGAAGGTTTTCTGCAGCAGGCTCTGGCCGTCGCGCATGCGCATGAACGGCTTGGGCATGTTCTGCCGGGACACCGGCCACAAGCGTGTGCCCGAACCACCGGAAATAATGCAGGGAATCAATCCGTTGAGGGTATTCATCAATAGACTTCCTTGGTGGAAAGGACGGCCGGGACCGTCATGAAAACGATGTACAAGTCAAACCACACCGACCATTTGGAGATGTACTCCAGGTCGTACTCGACGCGTTTCTGGATTTTGAACAGGGTATCGGTTTCGCCCCGGTAGCCGTTGATTTGCGCCCAACCGGTGATGCCTGGCTTGACCCGGTGCCGTGAGCTGTATTCGCTCACCGCCAGTTCAAAAGGAATGCCCGCCGCCTTGGTTGCAGTGGCGTGGGGGCGTGGGCCGACCATGGACATGTTGCCCAGCAGTACGTTGAACAACTGCGGCAGCTCGTCGATGCTGGTTTTGCGGATGATGCGGCCGACGCGTGTGATACGCGGGTCTTGGCGAGTGGTCTGGCGTTCGGCGGTTAAGTCGCTTTGGTCAGTGAACATCGAACGGAACTTGAACACGCGGATTTCATTGTCGTTGTAGCCATAGCGGTTCTGGCGAAACAGCACCGGGCCCTTGGAGTCGAGCTTGATCGCGATGGCTGTCAACAGCATCACCGGCGACAGCACCACCAGGGCAATGCTGGCCAGCAACAAGTCTTCGCAGCGCTTGATAAAGGGCGCCCAGCCGCGCAGCGGCAGCTGCGAGGTGTTGAACATCAGGATACCGCCCACGTCGGTAATGCGGCTGTGGCCGTAGCGCAGGGCGGCCATGTCCGGCACCAGCATGACGTTCACCGACATCTGCCGCAGGCGATTGACCAGCCCGAGGATACGCTGCTCGGCAGACCACGGCAGGCAGATCATCACTTGGTTGACCTGCTCGGCGCGGATCAGTTTTTCCAGGTCACGGGTATTGCCCAGCAGCGGCAGGTTGCTCAGCTCCTTGGGGATGCGTTCAGTGCGGTCGTCGATAAAACCGATCAGGCCGGAGCGGATATCGCCATTGCGTTGCAGGTGGTCGGCGATATGCACGGCGGTGTCGGTGAAGCCCAGAAGCACCGTGCGTTGCAGGTATTTGCCGCGGCGCATCAGACTGCGGTACAGGCGCAGCATCATCATGCGTTCCAGGCAGAACAGCCCGAGGCTTGCGAAGTACCAAGCCACAAGATTGCGCGGGTTCAGTTGCGGGAACACCTGCAGGATCTGGTACATGAACAGCAGGATGCAGAACGCCGACGACCAGGCCACGATTTTGGCGCGCAAGCGCAGGCGGTTGCTGAACAGTTCTTCGGAATAGATGCCCAGGGCCTGGAACAAAATAATCGTCAGGAACGCGAAAAACAGCAACAGGCCCAGAAAGCGCGAGCGCATCTCGAGTTCCATCGGGTCGATGAAAAACGCCAGCACCAGCGGCGGCAAAATGGCAGTCAGGCCATGGATCAACTTGACAAAAATGACAAAAAATTCAACGAAACCTGCACGAGTCAAAAACAAACTGACAACTGATGACTTCTCTCGCATACAAACATCCCTCATTGCATACCAGGTTCGCTTTGCGGCTGTTCAACTGAGCAGGCGGAGCGCTACATCTGGTTAAAACGCGACCATCATCCAAGTGGAACCATCCAAATGAAGGTGGTTTTGCGGGAAAAAGGTAAAAAGAGATTCCTTATGCGAATTAGCCAACAGATTGACTGCTTGCTGCTGGATGCGGCATTGCTGTGAGGTAGATCAGAATTTTGCATGTCATATGCTTGACGTTCCTTGTACTGGCACTTGGCATTGGGAGGTGATTTTGAGTGTAGGAACAAATGTGAGAATTTTCCTGCTGACTGTGAAAAGGTTTTTTCACGTGGCAGGAAAAGGGGACGCGCAGGGGCGATTGCGTGAAGCCATCGCCCCTGCGGAGGGGGTTAGAACGTGCCTTTCAAACTGACGGCGAAATTGCGCGGTTCGCCATAAAAATTACCCCAGGATGCCGTGCCTACGGTTTGATAGTAATTTTTGTCGAAGAGGTTTTTGCCGTTCAACGCGACGGTCCAGGTGTCATCCACACGGTAGGCCAGGCGCGCATCCCACAGGGCATAACCGGCTTGCTCCAGCTTGATGCCCTGCATCCGGTAATTGCTGCTCTGTGCATTGACGCCGGCTCCCACGCTCCACTTGGACAGCGCGCCATCAAGCTGGTAATCGCCCCACATGCGCAGCATGTGCCGGGGCACGTAGGTATTGGACGCGCCACCTTCAAGGCTGCTGTCGATGTTCTTCAGCGACTTGGTCTGGGTGTAGGTGTAGCCGCCAGACAGCTGCAGGCGCTCGAGCAATTGGCCGCTGACCTCGGCTTCGACGCCCTGGGCGCGCACTTTGCCGGTGTCGGTGTAGCAATAGCCATCGGCGGAGGTCGGGCAAAAACTCAGGAAGTCGGTCTCGGCGCCGTTTTTTTCGAGCGCGCGGAACAGCGCCAGCGAGCTGTTGAGGCGCCCGTCGAACCATTCGCCCTTGATGCCCAGCTCGTAGTTGTTACCGATTTTCGGTTTGAGCGCCGCGCCATCGGCCGTTGCGTAGGAACTCTGTGGCTGGAAGATATCGGCGTAGCTGGCGTATACCGACAGGTGTTCGTTGAGGTCGTAGATCAGCGCGGCGAACGGGGTGACTTCGCCGGTTTCTTTGGTGTGTGCGTCCTGCACGCTCCATTCGCCCCAGCCCAGGTTGTTCGACTCGCGGCGGTTGTCGTACCAGCTCACGCGACTGCCCACGATAAACATCAACGGCTCGGCCAGGCGCAGGCGCAGCGTGGCATAGGTGCCGTATTGCGTGGCGGTTTCCTTGACCGTGCCGCCGCGGTACATGTTCGGCCAGAAGGTGTCATTGGCCGGTTCCGGGAAGTGGTGGTCGGGTTGGTAAATGCTTTGCCGTTTGGGCAAGTTCTGGATCGCGTAAATGTCGTCCTGGGTGCCACGGCTGCCGTTGGCGCCCAGGATCAATTCATGTTCCAGGCCAAAGGCTTCGAACGTGCCATCCAGGTAGGCATCGAGGCCGAAGTCCTTGTGGTCATAGTCCATCAAGGCCGCGTAGGAATTGGCGGTAGGCAGCGGGTTACCGTAAGCGATGGTACCTTCGCTGGCGGCGTATTTGGTGTCTTGCAGGTTGCGGCTGTGCACGGCGGCGACTTTGAGTGTCCAGTCGTCGCTGAAGTGATGGGTGAGGTCGGCGAAGAATGTGGCGCGTCGGCTTTGCCAGTCGTTCCAGGATTGCCCCAGGCACGTGGAGCGGCTGAGTTTGGCGCTCTTGCCGTCGCTGTAGCGTGGCAAGCCGCCCCAGCACGGGCTGGCATCGATGTCCTCATAACTGGCGCCCAGGCCCAGGGAGGTGTCGGGGTTGAGGTCGACATCCAGCGCGCCATAGAACGCCCGGTCCTTGCGCTTGGAAATGTCCATGTAGGAACCGCGATCCTGTTGACTGAACGCCACGCGGCCACGCACGGTGCCACTGTCATTGAGTGGCCCACCGGCGTCGACATCGGCGCGGTAGTTGTCCCAAGTGCCGGCGGACAGCGACAGGCTGGAGGTCGGCTTGGCCTGCGGGCGCTTGCGTACGAAGTTCACTGCGCCGCTGGCGGTGCCGGCGCCCTTGAGCATGCCGGCCGCGCCTTTGAGCACTTCCACACGGTCATAAATCGCCATGTTGGCGCTGAAACTGTCGGCCTGTACGTAGTCCTTGCCCATGTCCAGCGGCACACCGTCGTACTGGTACTGGCCAAGCATCTTGAAGCCACGGGAATAGAAATATTTGCCGCCCATGGGCGATTCATAGGTGGTGATTCCCGGCGTGCGCTCCATCACGTCGTCGATGGTGGTGACGTTCTGGTCGTCCATCAATTGACGGGTCATCACGCTCACCGACTGCGGCGTTTCGCGCAGGCTGTGCTCGCCTTTGCCAATGGTGACCGCACCGGTGGTGTAGGCGCCGGTGCCGTCGGTCATTGCTCCCAGGCGATCGCCCGTGATCATCGTCGCGCCCAGGTTCAGCGCGCCGGTATCGGCCGTTTGCGGTAGCAGCAGCCAGGTGCTGTTGCCCTGGCGTTGGGCTTGCAGGCCCTGATCACGCAGTAACCGGGCCAAGGCTTGTTCAGGGTCAAAGCTGCCGTTGAGCCCGCTGCTGGTTTTGCCGGCGACGCTGCTGGCGTCGTAGGACAGGCTGATCCCGGCCTGGCGAGCGAACTGGTCCAGTGCCGAAGCGAGCGGTCCGGGTGCGATCCGCCAATCGCGGGCCTGGGTGTCGGCGGCACTCTCGGCCGGCGCCGCCAGGGGCAGGCTGGCACCGCCCAGGCAGATGCCGAGCATAGCGGCCCGTACCGCATGTTTGAGAGATAAACGTTGGGAGGGGAACGCTTGCATGACCGCGGATGCTCCTGAAAGAAGTGGATAACTCCGGCCTGTTGATCGGCCTTTCCTTACAGGTCGAGCGGCGATGAGAATTCACCTCATTTATTTTTCCGGTCAAGCCCGCGAGGACAGGGTCACCCAATAGCGGCTGCGGTAGGTCAGGGTGACCGGAAGCGATTGGGCGAGCAATTGCAGCACCTGATCGGTGTCGTCCAGTTGATATGTCCCCGACACCCGCAGTGCGGCCACGGCTTCACTGCAACGCACCAGGCCGTTGCGGTAGCGGCCCAGTTCGGCGAGGAAATCATCCAGACGCATGTCGTGGGCGCTGATTACTCCCTCGCTCCAGGCCCAGGGATCGAGGCCGTTGGTCGGGGCAGGGCGGATACCGTTGCGGTCGAACAGCACCTGTTCGCCGGGCTTGATCACTTGGCTTGCTTGGGCGGCGTGGCGGTCGGCAAACACCGCCACCGCACCCTGTTGCACCCGCAGCAGCGTGCCGTGGGATTCTTCGCGCACCAGAAAGCGCGTGCCGAGGGCGCGCAGGTCACCGTCGCGGGCGTGGACCCAGAACGGGCGATTGTCGGCGCCGGTATGGATCAACACCTCACCCTGACGCAGGCTCAGCAGCCGCCGCTGGGCAGTCAACGTGACGTCGATAGCGCTGGCGCTGTTGAGCTGGAGCTTGCTGCCCTCGTTCAACGCCACCCAGCGTCGTTCGCCGGTGGCGGTGCGGTAGTCGGCGATCAGCGCGGGCAGGGGCGTGTAGTCGCGGCCCAGCCAGGTCAAGCCGGCGGCACCGGCCAACAGCCCGAGCACCTTCAAGCCTTCACGACGGCTGATGTGCCGGCGCGCGCCATCCAGGGCGTGGCGACCGATATGCGCGGGCAATTGGCTGAAGTCGTCATTCATCGTCGCCACTCGCTGCCACGCCAGTTGATGCGCGGCGCTGGTGTGCAGCCACTGTTCAAAGGCGGCGGTGGCGGCGTCGTCAGCGCTGTTGAAACGCAGTTTGATCATCCACTGGATCGCCTGATCCACCAGGCGCGAGTCAACAGTCCGCATAGCGCAACCGATAGCAGGCATGCAGCGCCTTGGCCAGGTCGCGCTCCACCGTGGCCCTGGACACGCCCAGGCGCACGGCGATTTGCGGGCAGGTCAAGCCGTCCAGTTGCGCCAGCAGGAAGGCCTCACGCACCCGCGGTTTGAGTTGATCGAGCAAACGGTCGATGCGCTCCAGGCTGTCGAGGATCAGCAAGCGGGTTTCTTCGCTCGGTACCTCGACTTGCGGGAAATGCGCCAGGCTCTCCAGATAGGCGCGTTCCAGTTCGCGGCGCCGGTATTGGTCGATCATCAAGCTGCGCGCAATGCTGCTCAAGTAAGCACGCGGTTGCTGCAACGTTTGTTGCCGGCGCGCGTTGAGCAGGCGCACGAAGGTTTCCTGGGCCAGGTCGGCGGCGTGCTCGCGGCAGCCGGTACGCCGGCTCAACCAGCCGCGCAGCCAGGCATGATGGGTTTGGTACAGCTGGCCGATGGCGGCATGGTCCAGTGGGTGATCGCTCGACATGGGCATCCCGGCGCAGCCGTCTTAATTGATAATGTTTCGCATTCTAGTCGTTGAGCGTGGGAATGGGCAATCGGATGTCGAGCACGGTTCAAAGGGTGGGAGGGGGCTTGCTCCCGATGAGGGCGTGTCAGCCAATGCTTTTGTGGCTGGCACACTGCAATCGGGAGCAAGCCCCCTCCCACATTTAGATCTGCATGCATCAGTGGGAATTCAGGCGCCAGCTCAACCCAAGCGTGCCGCCGCCCGCGCAACAATCTCTCCACGCACCCTGCGTGATTCGGCCGTGCGTTTGTTGGCTTCTTCCAGCACATGCCTGGGCGCCGTATCCGGGCGGCCCGAGTCGAACGGTGGGGCCGGCGCGTATTCGATTTGCAGCTGCACCAATTGCGCCGCGGCTTCGCTGTACAACTCCGCCGCCAGGGTCAGCGCAAAGTCGATACCCGCCGTGATCCCACCGCCGGTAAACAGGTTGCCGTCACGCACTACGCGCGCGTGCACCGGGATCGCGCCCAGTGGCGCGAGCAGGTCGTGGTAGGCCCAGTGGGTGGTGGCCTTGCGACCGCGCAGCAAACCCGCCGCGCCCAGCACCAGCGAGCCGGTGCACACCGAGGTCAGGTAGCGCACGGTTTGCGCCTGGGCCTTGAGGAAGTCCAGTGTGGTGGGGTCTTCCATCAAGGCGCCAACGCCCGAGCCGCCGGGTACGCACAGTACGTCCAGGTTCGGGCAGTCGGCGTAGGTCATGGTCGGCGTAAACACCAGGCCGGTGCTGGAGGTGACAGGCGCCAGCTCTTGCCACACCAAGTGCAGCTTCACGTCCGGCAGCGAACCGAGCACGTCATAGGGGCCGGTCAGGTCCAGCTGCTGGATGCCGGGGAACAGCAGAAAACCGATGTGCAAGGTCATGAATGACGCTCCAGGAAAAGGGGTGGACGGCTTCACTGTAGAGGCCTAGGCTTTGGCGCATACGCCATTGAGCCCACAGATCACGCCAATCATGCCCAGAGTCATTCATGTCCTCGCTTTCGATAATGCCCAGGTGCTCGACGTCACCGGGCCTCTGCAGGTGTTCGCTTCGGCCAATGACCTGGCGCGCCAGCGCAGTTTGCCCTTGCCCTACGCAGTGAATGTGATCGCTGACCAGGCCAACCCGGTGACGACGTCGGCGGGTCTGGCGCTGTTGGCCGATCCGCTGCCCGGCGTCGACCAGCCGTGCGACACGCTGGTAATCGCCGGCGGGTGGGGCGTATATGGCGCCGCCGAAGACCCGGCGCTGGTGCATTGGGTGCGGGAAAAATCGCGGCACA
This genomic stretch from Pseudomonas orientalis harbors:
- a CDS encoding glycosyltransferase; the protein is MRIALLAPLPPEKNGIADYANHFKTALEQLGVTVLTPLSGVEGSSAAIRQAVAAFDWRSVDLVHAELGGGRLGEFLALRELHKGYPDLPLTATVHDPERIVWRREHLPFPLNLLERLPSPLPQAAVVLADPLTLREERQVARGLTRLITLTRLGADCLSQRMQLPAGKVAVIHHANLAIPAVALPPLDTLHLLYFGFIYRGKGIEDLLQALAAVFEQAPQLRDRVRLTLAGGTAAEMAFGAGGNYLEQLNRQIADLGLAGAIDWRLNLPADEIAQTIQAHHVMVLPYRESKKLGLLGRQRGTSGALSWAAACGRGAITSDARAFAEEVASGNGAIYPEGDVAALGEQLLRLARTPSLAQEWAERAGAIGRERLWPLTAQHFKQLFEQAIAGAPYGA
- a CDS encoding GumC family protein, translated to MIEIRSFRDLLRLFFIFRKEFRLAAIAALVIILLGAFLLPAKYESTARLLVKPGRDSTLPIEISNRQALVMPSTQRDPIVDEERLLTGRPIVRAVAEHYLEVIDKMPPPEGVWKRTKFYVKNGIGAVFDGVRVVLETVGVVEKTTPVERLAASLEKNFEVSHAAGSTVMDISFKWGDPQIAQAVVKSWVETYINERTEALGRKSLYAFYEGQAANSATEIKSYKQQILTHLNRIGAASITDRLEDLSERINVLRGETFNTSRLIASSDSAIASTRTQLKTQPKEVTTVRQIALNPQQQDLRRLLNQKLLEKADMMRTYTDNAPPVKALDASIRAMQVQVSNESNTVQSSENRAPNTLEIHLQRVLLDESSNNLALRTQLVQQQQQLVNLEAQRKEALEIEPELARLSRELNTTERNYALYVDNLEKSRIDRELDNSQISNIAVIEEATLNPGRIFPKTLLMLFLAIPFAIVVGLLVVYLCYLLDQRIHDGGLVERKFGLPLWTTLPELDTSTAQGTNAFNASIYRLYGLLQLDRVAERGLTLGLTSARHGEGVTFVVEQLRQLLQENGITVRVGGADPAAPGEVVLLDASALLDNRDAFVNLRRADLIALVVEAQKSTVPVVEHALSILNTAFGKVDGIIINRRKFEVPAKVLRTIAKYRGAF
- a CDS encoding glycosyltransferase family 2 protein, encoding MRTSLIIPTRNASSHLARLLPALKMQTLQPDEMLVVDSASSDDTVARFRDYGARVEVIDARDFNHGGTRRWASEQVSGDALIVMTQDAIPAAPETFANLLAELQQDPLNGVAYGRQLPHPDAGVLGAQSRHFNYPAQSRSKRLADAPELGIKTCFSSDSFSVYRRSALHAVGGFPADVIGSEDAYVAARMLIEGYTVRYAASAQVYHSHDYRLMDEFHRYFDIGVFYGREPWIRQAFGDAGGEGKRYVLAELAALRAAGAWHRVPEVLVRSAFKLLGYRLGHQERRLPLALKRRISMFPGYWR
- a CDS encoding mannose-1-phosphate guanylyltransferase/mannose-6-phosphate isomerase is translated as MNTLNGLIPCIISGGSGTRLWPVSRQNMPKPFMRMRDGQSLLQKTFQRAARLPGVESVLTVTNRDLLFRTLDDYRSVNKAHLPLDLLLEPFGRNTAAAIAVAALHVQEHFGGDAQLLVMPADHLVLDESAFAEAVAQARDLAEAGYLVTFGIQPDHPETGFGYIEKGEALSQGNRVKRFVEKPDLATAQAYLDGGKHLWNAGMFCFKASTLVDELNTHAPDVLIAARAALEHSQHLQNKTSRQRELDSDAFASAPDISIDVALMEKSGQVAVVPCNIGWSDIGSWEALRQLTPSDAQGNQVNGEAILHDVHNCYIDSPKRVLGAVGVHDLIIVDTPDALLIADANRSQDVRYIVAELKRQNHPAFSLHRTVTRPWGTYTVLEESSRFKIKRIVVKPQASLSLQMHHHRSEHWVVVSGAAQITNGEREFLINANESTYIPAGHKHRLTNPGIIDLVMIEVQSGEYLGEDDIVRFDDIYGRAPAEVKK
- a CDS encoding polysaccharide biosynthesis/export family protein; this translates as MKRTVLVLAMMALAACNTPARIVAPDDKTVEEGKRALDQLAQLPPAVERIRVGDQLRIVRDAGEMPTLSAFNVSTIYELTLYTVQSDGKINYPFLGPIQVARRTPTEVADELSNKLAPVYREPRVTVNINQAPANSIIVGGAVNNPTTVAIASANTLEQAIVGAGGVNPAGNASMVALLREDTQGVYRAYFLDFSQYLKTGPNGRKQVPLQRGDVVFVPKSNVGERIQGVDTYLNQLIPFTKSIGVGYNYTRTSGGSN